A single region of the Procambarus clarkii isolate CNS0578487 chromosome 59, FALCON_Pclarkii_2.0, whole genome shotgun sequence genome encodes:
- the LOC138353701 gene encoding caldesmon-like has translation MTAVLNFRGSEKDLARAQKYIDTGDDEILQNCTQEQLWLIGKMYGVRLKSNRASSKRKEIKAITQIDRVSMFCKTHDEKILDMCTRRQIRMLEDHFGLKGGQDKIEDGREALRTWLREQKAEEKEAKRQCEQEETQCQQGGAEALPQNEEPDRLEEISEETDDAPSDEGINVNSSSSRESSLERREMEPKLEPGDNEVQLQREERQARLEQEKAKAEQERAKAEQEKAKAEQEKAKAEQEKAKAEQEKLKVGQERAKAEQETAKAELTMIKMEAAKAEQERIKTARRENRSNLILNLVHYTDKRRKASYNRLVFDTKPVYHDLPDQGAIERGPDLNLVRDPGPDHH, from the exons aTGACAGCAGTCCTGAATTTTAGAGGTTCGGAGAAAGACCTTGCGAGAGCCCAGAAGTACATTGATACAGGAGATGatgaaatcttgcaaaattgtacCCAGGAACAACTTTGGTTGATCGGTAAAATGTATGGTGTTAGGTTGAAGTCAAACAGGGCGTCTAGTAAACGAAAGGAAATCAAGGCAATAACGCAGATAGACAGAGTAAGCATGTTCTGCAAAACTCATGACGAGAAGATTCTAGACATGTGCACTAGGAGGCAGATAAGGATGTTGGAAGACCATTTCGGCCTAAAGGGTGGGCAAGATAAGATAGAGGATGGACGCGAGGCGCTACGGACTTGGTTAAGGGAACAAAAAGCAGAAGAGAAGGAAGCGAAACGCCAATGTGAACAAGAGGAAACACAGTGCCAGCAAGGAGGAGCTGAAGCCCTGCCTCAGAATGAAGAACCCGATAGGTTGGAAGAAATTTCAGAGGAAACGGATGATGCGCCAAGTGACGAAGGAATTAATGTAAACTCAAGTAGCAGCAGGGAAAGCAGCCTTGAGAGGCGCGAGATGGAACCAAAGTTGGAACCAGGAGACAATGAGGTACAGCTGCAACGTGAAGAGAGGCAGGCTCGGCTTGAGCAAGAGAAAGCCAAAGCCGAGCAGGAGCGAGCTAAAGCTGAGCAAGAGAAAGCTAAAGCCGAACAGGAAAAAGCTAAAGCCGAACAGGAAAAAGCTAAAGCTGAACAGGAAAAGCTTAAAGTCGGACAAGAGAGAGCCAAGGCCGAACAAGAAACGGCCAAGGCTGAACTGACTATGATAAAGATGGAGGCCGCTAAAGCAGAACAAGAGAGAATTAAGACAGCACGAagagagaacaga TCAAACCTCATCCTAAATCTTGTACATTATACTGATAAGAGACGGAAAGCCTCTTACAACCGTCTGGTATTTGATACTAAGCCTGTTTACCATGATCTACCGGATCAAGGTGCAATTGAGAGGGGACCGGACCTTAACCTTGTCAGAGATCCTGGACCTGATCACCACTAA